Proteins from one Enterobacter bugandensis genomic window:
- the recO gene encoding DNA repair protein RecO, which produces MEGWQRAFVLHSRPWSETSLMLDVFTEESGRVRLVAKGARSKRSNLKGALQPFTPLLVRFGGRGEVKTLRSAEAVSLALPLSGITLYSGLYVNELISRVLEHETRFSELFFDYLHCIQALAGATGTPEPALRRFELALLGHLGYGVDFLHCAGSGDEVEDTMTYRYREEKGFIASVVVDNSTFTGRQLRALYEREFPDVDTLRAAKRFTRIALKPYLGGKPLKSRELFRQFMPKR; this is translated from the coding sequence ATGGAAGGTTGGCAGCGCGCCTTCGTTCTCCATAGTCGTCCCTGGAGCGAAACCAGCCTGATGCTGGACGTCTTCACGGAAGAGTCGGGCCGCGTGCGCCTTGTTGCGAAAGGCGCACGTTCCAAACGTTCTAATCTGAAGGGTGCCCTACAGCCTTTTACGCCGCTGCTGGTTCGCTTTGGCGGGCGAGGGGAAGTCAAAACCTTGCGCAGCGCTGAAGCCGTCTCTCTGGCGCTTCCCCTTTCTGGCATCACGCTCTACAGCGGTCTGTATGTCAACGAGCTCATCTCCCGCGTCCTTGAACATGAGACTCGCTTCTCGGAACTTTTCTTCGATTATCTGCACTGTATCCAGGCACTGGCGGGTGCGACCGGCACGCCCGAACCCGCCCTGCGTCGTTTCGAACTGGCGCTGCTGGGCCACCTCGGGTACGGCGTGGATTTTCTGCACTGCGCAGGCAGCGGTGATGAGGTGGAAGACACCATGACCTACCGCTACCGCGAAGAAAAAGGCTTTATTGCCAGCGTCGTCGTTGATAACAGTACTTTTACCGGACGCCAGCTCAGAGCGCTTTATGAACGCGAGTTTCCGGACGTCGATACCCTGCGCGCAGCAAAACGCTTTACCCGGATTGCCCTCAAGCCGTATCTTGGCGGCAAGCCCTTAAAGAGCCGCGAATTATTCAGGCAGTTTATGCCCAAACGTTAG
- a CDS encoding MurR/RpiR family transcriptional regulator, with protein sequence MNCLIRIRQRYAGFAQSDKKLADFLLSQPDRARHLSSQQLASEAGVSQSSVVKFAQKIGFKGFPALKLAISEALVSNPNPQSMPVHNQIRGDDPMRLVGEKLIKENVTAMHATLDVNTEEKLLESVAMLRAARRIILTGIGASGLVARNFGWKLTKIGFNAIVEQDMHALLATVQAMDPDDLLLAISYSGERREINMATDEALRVGGKILAITGFTPNALQQRATRCLYTIAEEQATRSAAISSTSAQMMLTDLLFMALVQQDLERAPERIRHSEELVKKLV encoded by the coding sequence ATGAACTGTTTAATTCGCATTCGCCAGCGCTACGCCGGCTTTGCTCAAAGCGACAAAAAGCTGGCGGATTTTCTGCTTTCTCAGCCCGATCGCGCCCGCCACCTCAGCTCACAGCAGCTGGCAAGCGAAGCTGGAGTGAGTCAGTCAAGCGTGGTGAAATTTGCCCAGAAGATCGGGTTTAAGGGTTTTCCCGCTCTTAAGCTGGCAATCAGCGAAGCGTTGGTGAGTAACCCGAATCCGCAGTCCATGCCGGTGCATAACCAGATCCGCGGCGATGACCCGATGCGTCTGGTTGGGGAAAAGCTGATCAAGGAGAACGTGACGGCCATGCACGCCACGCTGGACGTGAATACCGAAGAGAAATTACTGGAAAGCGTGGCGATGCTGCGGGCGGCGCGGCGAATTATTTTGACCGGTATTGGCGCGTCCGGTCTGGTGGCGCGTAATTTTGGCTGGAAGCTGACTAAAATCGGTTTTAACGCCATCGTCGAGCAGGATATGCACGCCCTGCTGGCGACCGTGCAGGCGATGGATCCTGACGATCTGCTGCTGGCCATCTCCTACTCCGGCGAGCGCCGCGAGATCAACATGGCGACCGACGAAGCCCTGCGCGTCGGCGGCAAAATTCTGGCGATCACCGGCTTTACGCCAAATGCGCTGCAGCAGCGGGCAACGCGCTGTTTGTATACCATTGCCGAAGAGCAGGCCACGCGCAGCGCGGCAATTTCGTCCACCAGCGCACAAATGATGCTGACGGACCTGCTGTTTATGGCGCTGGTACAGCAGGATCTGGAGCGCGCGCCTGAGCGCATTCGTCACAGCGAAGAACTGGTAAAGAAACTGGTTTGA
- the pdxJ gene encoding pyridoxine 5'-phosphate synthase: MAELLLGVNIDHIATLRNARGTAYPDPVQAAFIAEQAGADGITVHLREDRRHITDRDVRILRQTLDTRMNLEMAVTEEMLTIACETKPHFCCLVPEKRQEVTTEGGLDVAGQQDKMRDACKRLADAGILVSLFIDADFAQIKAAADVGAPYIEIHTGCYADAKNDAEQAKELERIAKAATYAASLGLKVNAGHGLTYHNVKAIAALPEMHELNIGHAIIGRAVMSGLKEAVSEMKRLMLEARQ, from the coding sequence ATGGCTGAATTACTGTTAGGCGTCAACATCGACCACATCGCCACCCTGCGTAACGCGCGCGGCACGGCGTATCCCGATCCGGTTCAGGCGGCGTTTATCGCTGAACAGGCTGGTGCCGACGGCATTACCGTTCACCTGCGTGAAGACCGCCGCCACATTACCGACCGCGACGTGCGCATTCTTCGTCAGACGCTGGACACCCGTATGAATCTGGAGATGGCGGTCACCGAAGAGATGCTGACCATTGCCTGCGAGACCAAACCGCACTTCTGCTGTCTGGTGCCGGAAAAACGCCAGGAAGTGACCACCGAAGGCGGGCTGGACGTGGCGGGGCAGCAGGACAAAATGCGCGATGCCTGCAAGCGCCTGGCGGATGCCGGTATTCTGGTTTCTCTGTTTATCGACGCCGATTTCGCGCAGATTAAAGCGGCAGCCGACGTGGGCGCGCCGTATATCGAAATTCACACCGGCTGCTATGCCGATGCTAAAAACGATGCCGAGCAGGCCAAAGAGCTGGAGCGTATCGCCAAAGCGGCCACCTACGCCGCGAGCCTGGGACTGAAAGTTAATGCCGGTCACGGCCTGACCTACCACAACGTGAAGGCCATTGCTGCTCTGCCGGAAATGCATGAGCTGAACATCGGCCACGCCATTATTGGCCGCGCGGTGATGAGCGGCCTGAAAGAAGCGGTTTCAGAGATGAAACGCCTGATGCTGGAAGCGCGTCAGTAA
- the rnc gene encoding ribonuclease III, with protein sequence MNPIVINRLQRKLGYTFHHQELLQQALTHRSASSKHNERLEFLGDSILSFVIANALYHRFPRVDEGDMSRMRATLVRGNTLAEIAREFELGECLRLGPGELKSGGFRRESILADTVEALIGGVFLDSDIQTVEKLILNWYQTRLDEISPGDKQKDPKTRLQEYLQGRHLPLPSYLVVQVRGEAHDQEFTIHCQVSGLSEPVVGTGSSRRKAEQAAAEQALKMLELE encoded by the coding sequence ATGAACCCCATCGTAATTAATCGGCTTCAACGGAAGCTGGGCTACACTTTTCATCATCAGGAGTTGTTGCAACAGGCATTAACCCATCGCAGTGCCAGCAGCAAACATAATGAGCGTCTCGAGTTTCTGGGTGACTCTATTTTAAGTTTCGTGATTGCGAATGCGCTTTATCATCGTTTCCCGCGCGTGGACGAAGGTGATATGAGCCGCATGCGCGCCACGCTGGTGCGTGGCAACACCCTCGCTGAAATCGCGCGCGAATTTGAACTGGGCGAATGTCTGCGTCTTGGGCCGGGTGAACTGAAAAGCGGCGGCTTCCGTCGTGAATCTATTCTTGCCGATACGGTCGAAGCATTAATTGGTGGCGTGTTCCTGGACAGCGATATCCAGACCGTAGAAAAGCTGATCCTTAACTGGTATCAGACCCGTCTGGACGAAATTAGCCCGGGCGATAAACAAAAAGATCCGAAAACGCGCCTGCAGGAATATTTGCAGGGCCGTCATCTGCCGCTGCCATCCTATCTGGTGGTGCAGGTTCGTGGCGAAGCGCACGATCAGGAATTTACCATCCATTGCCAGGTCAGTGGCCTGAGTGAACCGGTGGTGGGCACAGGTTCAAGCCGCCGTAAGGCTGAACAGGCTGCCGCCGAACAGGCGTTAAAAATGCTGGAGCTGGAATGA
- the lepB gene encoding signal peptidase I, translating to MANMFALILVIATLVTGLLWCLDKFIFAPKRRERQAAAQAATGDALDAKTLKKVGPKPGWLETGASVFPVLAIVLVVRSFIYEPFQIPSGSMMPTLLIGDFILVEKFAYGIKDPIYQKTLIETGHPKRGDIVVFKYPDDPRLDYIKRAVGLPGDKVTYDPVAKEVTVQPGCSSGTACENALPITYSNVEPSDFVQTFARRNGGEATSGFFQVPKGETKENGIRLVERKETLGDVTHRILTVPIAQDQVGMYYKQPGQQLASWIVPPGHYFMMGDNRDNSADSRYWGFVPEANLVGKATAIWMSFEKQEGEWPTGVRLNRIGGIH from the coding sequence ATGGCGAACATGTTTGCCCTGATCCTGGTCATCGCTACGCTGGTGACAGGCCTGCTGTGGTGTCTGGATAAGTTTATCTTCGCCCCAAAACGCCGTGAACGTCAGGCTGCCGCGCAGGCAGCGACTGGCGATGCGCTTGACGCGAAAACCCTGAAGAAAGTTGGCCCGAAACCGGGCTGGCTGGAAACGGGCGCGTCGGTGTTCCCGGTGCTGGCGATTGTGCTGGTGGTACGTTCGTTTATTTATGAGCCGTTCCAGATCCCATCGGGATCAATGATGCCAACGCTGCTGATCGGTGATTTTATTCTGGTTGAGAAGTTTGCCTACGGCATTAAAGATCCGATTTACCAGAAAACGCTGATCGAAACGGGGCATCCGAAACGTGGCGACATCGTGGTGTTTAAATATCCGGACGATCCGCGTCTGGATTACATTAAGCGCGCGGTGGGTCTGCCGGGTGATAAAGTGACCTACGATCCGGTTGCGAAGGAAGTCACCGTTCAGCCGGGCTGCAGCTCCGGTACCGCGTGTGAAAACGCGCTGCCAATCACCTACTCAAACGTTGAGCCAAGTGATTTCGTGCAGACTTTCGCCCGTCGTAACGGCGGTGAAGCGACCAGCGGGTTCTTCCAAGTGCCAAAAGGTGAAACCAAAGAGAACGGCATTCGTCTGGTTGAGCGCAAAGAGACGCTGGGCGATGTCACTCACCGCATTCTGACCGTGCCAATCGCGCAGGACCAGGTGGGGATGTATTACAAACAGCCGGGTCAGCAGCTGGCCAGCTGGATCGTACCGCCGGGACACTACTTCATGATGGGCGATAACCGCGATAACTCCGCGGACAGCCGTTACTGGGGCTTTGTGCCGGAAGCGAATCTGGTGGGTAAAGCAACCGCGATCTGGATGAGTTTTGAGAAGCAGGAAGGCGAGTGGCCGACCGGCGTGCGCCTGAATCGTATTGGCGGAATCCATTAA
- the rseC gene encoding SoxR-reducing system protein RseC has protein sequence MIKEWATVVSWQNGIALVSCDVKASCNSCASRAGCGSRVLNKLGPQTSHTISVASEQPLVAGQKVELGITEGSLLSSAMLVYLSPLVGLFVMGGLFQMLFGTDVAAMCGAALGGVGGFWLAKGISPKLAARDEWQPVILSVALAPDQLRVETLSSEAR, from the coding sequence ATGATTAAAGAGTGGGCGACCGTCGTCTCGTGGCAGAATGGTATTGCGCTGGTCAGCTGTGATGTTAAAGCCTCATGCAATAGCTGCGCATCCCGAGCCGGTTGTGGCAGTCGCGTGCTGAATAAGTTAGGGCCACAGACATCGCATACAATCTCCGTGGCGAGCGAACAGCCGCTGGTGGCGGGTCAGAAGGTGGAACTGGGCATTACGGAAGGCAGTCTGCTGAGTTCCGCGATGCTGGTCTATCTCTCCCCGCTGGTGGGGCTGTTTGTCATGGGCGGCCTTTTTCAGATGCTGTTTGGTACCGACGTGGCCGCCATGTGCGGCGCAGCTTTGGGTGGCGTAGGGGGATTCTGGCTTGCCAAAGGCATCTCACCGAAGCTCGCCGCGCGCGATGAGTGGCAGCCCGTTATTCTGAGCGTTGCGCTGGCGCCTGACCAACTTCGCGTCGAGACGCTCTCTTCTGAGGCCCGGTGA
- the lepA gene encoding translation elongation factor 4 codes for MKNIRNFSIIAHIDHGKSTLSDRIIQICGGLSDREMAAQVLDSMDLERERGITIKAQSVTLDYKASDGETYQLNFIDTPGHVDFSYEVSRSLAACEGALLVVDAGQGVEAQTLANCYTAMEMDLEVVPVLNKIDLPAADPERVAEEIEDIVGIDATDAVRCSAKTGVGVTDVLERLVRDIPAPEGDPDGPLQALIIDSWFDNYLGVVSLVRIKNGTMRKGDKIKVMSTGQVYNADRLGIFTPKQVDRTELKCGEVGWLVCAIKDILGAPVGDTLTGARNPADKALPGFKKVKPQVYAGLFPVSSDDYENFRDALGKLSLNDASLFYEPESSTALGFGFRCGFLGLLHMEIIQERLEREYDLDLITTAPTVVYEVETTSKEVIYVDSPSKLPPLNNIHELREPIAECHMLLPQEFLGNVITLCIEKRGVQTNMVYHGNQVALTYEIPMAEVVLDFFDRLKSTSRGYASLDYNFKRFQASNMVRVDVLINGERVDALALITHNDNAPYRGRELVEKMKDLIPRQQFDIAIQAAIGNHIIARSTVKQLRKNVLAKCYGGDVSRKKKLLQKQKEGKKRMKQVGNVELPQEAFLAILHVGKDGK; via the coding sequence ATGAAGAACATACGTAACTTTTCGATCATTGCTCACATTGACCACGGTAAGTCGACGCTGTCTGACCGTATTATCCAGATTTGCGGTGGCCTGTCTGATCGTGAAATGGCAGCCCAGGTACTGGACTCCATGGACCTGGAACGCGAACGCGGTATCACCATCAAAGCGCAGAGCGTGACGCTCGACTATAAAGCTTCTGATGGCGAAACCTATCAACTGAACTTTATCGACACCCCAGGCCACGTTGACTTCTCCTATGAAGTATCACGCTCGCTGGCGGCCTGTGAAGGTGCGCTGCTGGTGGTCGATGCCGGGCAGGGCGTTGAAGCCCAGACCCTGGCGAACTGCTACACCGCGATGGAAATGGATCTCGAGGTTGTGCCGGTTCTGAACAAAATCGACCTGCCAGCCGCCGATCCTGAGCGCGTGGCGGAAGAGATTGAAGACATTGTCGGCATTGACGCGACCGACGCCGTACGCTGCTCCGCGAAAACCGGTGTGGGTGTGACCGACGTGCTGGAACGCCTGGTACGTGATATTCCGGCCCCGGAAGGCGACCCGGATGGTCCATTGCAGGCGCTGATCATCGACTCATGGTTCGATAACTACCTGGGCGTGGTCTCACTGGTGCGTATCAAAAACGGCACCATGCGTAAAGGCGACAAAATCAAGGTCATGAGTACCGGACAGGTCTACAACGCAGACCGTCTGGGTATCTTCACGCCAAAACAGGTTGACCGTACCGAGCTGAAATGCGGCGAGGTAGGCTGGCTGGTCTGCGCGATTAAAGACATCCTCGGCGCGCCAGTGGGCGATACCCTGACCGGCGCGCGTAACCCGGCAGACAAAGCGCTGCCAGGCTTCAAAAAGGTGAAACCGCAGGTTTACGCGGGTCTGTTCCCGGTCAGCTCTGACGACTACGAAAACTTCCGTGATGCGCTCGGCAAGCTGAGCCTGAACGATGCCTCCCTGTTCTACGAGCCAGAAAGTTCAACGGCGCTGGGCTTCGGCTTCCGCTGCGGCTTCCTCGGCCTGCTGCACATGGAGATTATTCAGGAGCGTCTGGAGCGTGAATACGATCTGGATCTGATCACCACCGCACCAACGGTAGTCTACGAAGTGGAAACCACCTCGAAAGAAGTGATCTACGTCGACAGCCCGTCCAAGCTGCCGCCGCTGAACAACATTCACGAGCTGCGCGAGCCTATTGCAGAATGTCACATGCTGCTGCCGCAGGAGTTCCTGGGGAACGTTATTACGCTCTGTATTGAGAAGCGTGGCGTGCAGACCAACATGGTTTACCACGGTAACCAGGTGGCGCTGACCTATGAAATCCCTATGGCGGAAGTGGTACTCGACTTCTTCGACCGTCTGAAGTCTACCTCCCGTGGCTATGCGTCACTGGATTACAACTTCAAGCGTTTCCAGGCTTCCAACATGGTGCGCGTGGACGTGCTGATCAACGGCGAGCGTGTGGATGCGCTGGCGCTGATCACCCACAACGACAATGCGCCGTACCGTGGCCGCGAGCTGGTTGAGAAGATGAAAGATCTGATCCCGCGTCAGCAGTTTGACATTGCGATTCAGGCGGCCATCGGTAACCACATCATTGCCCGCTCAACCGTGAAGCAGCTGCGTAAAAACGTTCTGGCGAAGTGCTATGGCGGTGACGTCAGCCGTAAGAAAAAGCTGCTGCAGAAGCAGAAAGAAGGTAAGAAGCGTATGAAGCAGGTCGGTAACGTTGAGCTGCCGCAGGAAGCATTCCTTGCCATTCTTCATGTCGGTAAAGACGGCAAATAA
- the acpS gene encoding holo-ACP synthase has translation MAILGLGTDIVEIARIEAVIARSGDRLARRVLSDNEWAIWEAHQQPVRFLAKRFAVKEAAAKAFGTGIRNGLAFNQFEVFNDELGKPRLRLWGEAQKLAEKLGVNHMHVTIADERHYASATVIIES, from the coding sequence ATGGCCATTCTGGGCTTAGGCACCGATATCGTCGAAATAGCCCGCATTGAAGCGGTGATCGCCCGCAGCGGCGATCGCCTCGCAAGGCGCGTGCTGAGCGATAACGAATGGGCCATCTGGGAAGCGCACCAGCAGCCGGTGCGTTTTCTGGCAAAGCGCTTTGCGGTAAAAGAGGCGGCAGCCAAAGCCTTCGGGACCGGCATTCGTAACGGCCTCGCATTTAACCAGTTCGAAGTTTTTAATGATGAGCTGGGCAAACCGCGCCTGCGTCTGTGGGGTGAAGCGCAAAAGCTGGCGGAGAAGCTGGGGGTGAATCATATGCACGTGACGATCGCAGATGAACGTCACTATGCCAGCGCGACGGTGATTATCGAAAGCTAA
- a CDS encoding YfhL family 4Fe-4S dicluster ferredoxin: MALLITKKCINCDMCEPECPNQAISMGDSIYEINSDRCTECVGHYETPTCQKVCPIPNTILKDPTHVESEEQLWDKFVLMHHADKI, translated from the coding sequence ATGGCGCTGTTAATTACCAAAAAATGCATCAATTGCGATATGTGCGAACCCGAATGCCCGAATCAGGCGATTTCGATGGGCGACAGCATTTACGAGATTAACAGCGACCGCTGCACGGAATGCGTCGGCCACTATGAGACGCCGACCTGTCAGAAGGTGTGCCCGATCCCCAACACTATTCTGAAGGATCCGACACACGTCGAGAGCGAAGAGCAGCTGTGGGATAAATTTGTCCTGATGCACCACGCGGACAAAATTTAG
- the era gene encoding GTPase Era: MSEEKTYCGFIAIVGRPNVGKSTLLNNLLGQKISITSRKAQTTRHRIVGIHTEGAYQAIYVDTPGLHMEEKRAINRLMNKAASSSIGDVELVIFVVEGTRWTPDDEMVLNKLRDGKTPVILAVNKVDNVQEKADLLPHLQWLGSQMNFLDIVPLSAETGLNVDTIAGIVRKHLPEAIHHFPEDYITDRSQRFMASEIIREKLMRFLGAELPYSVTVEIERFQSNERGGYDINGLILVEREGQKKMVIGNKGAKIKTIGIEARKDMQEMFEAPVHLELWVKVKSGWADDERALRSLGYGEDQ, from the coding sequence ATGAGCGAAGAAAAAACCTATTGCGGATTTATTGCCATCGTCGGACGTCCGAACGTTGGCAAATCCACCCTGCTGAATAATCTGCTTGGGCAGAAGATTTCCATCACCTCGCGTAAGGCGCAGACCACGCGTCACCGCATCGTCGGCATCCATACTGAAGGCGCGTATCAGGCGATCTACGTCGATACCCCTGGCCTGCACATGGAAGAGAAGCGTGCCATTAACCGTCTGATGAACAAGGCGGCGAGCAGCTCCATCGGCGACGTAGAGCTGGTGATTTTCGTAGTGGAAGGCACCCGCTGGACGCCGGACGACGAAATGGTACTGAACAAGCTGCGTGACGGCAAAACGCCGGTGATCCTCGCGGTCAACAAAGTTGACAACGTGCAGGAAAAAGCTGACCTGCTGCCGCACCTGCAGTGGCTGGGCAGCCAGATGAACTTCCTCGATATCGTTCCGCTGTCTGCTGAGACCGGCCTGAACGTCGATACCATCGCGGGCATCGTACGCAAGCACTTGCCGGAAGCGATTCACCACTTCCCGGAAGATTACATCACCGATCGCTCTCAGCGCTTTATGGCGTCTGAAATCATCCGTGAAAAGCTGATGCGTTTCCTGGGTGCCGAGCTGCCGTACTCTGTGACGGTGGAGATCGAGCGTTTCCAGAGCAACGAGCGCGGTGGCTACGACATTAACGGCCTGATCCTCGTCGAGCGTGAAGGGCAGAAGAAGATGGTGATCGGCAACAAAGGCGCCAAGATCAAAACCATCGGTATCGAAGCCCGTAAAGACATGCAGGAGATGTTCGAAGCGCCGGTTCATCTGGAACTGTGGGTGAAGGTGAAATCTGGCTGGGCCGATGATGAGCGTGCTCTGCGCAGCCTCGGTTACGGCGAAGATCAGTAA
- a CDS encoding PTS transporter subunit EIIC — translation MDKTAALASDILQGIGGEKNIQRLENCMTRVRVEVHNDDQLDVPGLKKLSGVSGYVKQGQQHQLIVGPGKAAQVVDAMRALMVGGASVTVDDAERTKAQAKAKYKAPMSDALRQLANVFIPLIPAFIASGLITGIINILKRPDIVGDFATQYPNLLGILGIFGSAVFAIMNILVGVNTAKVFGGSLAMGGVMAGILSSPQLAQITLFGEALQPGRGGVIAVLLVVILMCWIEKKLRAVLPGSIELILNPLLTTLITGSVAIVVLQPLGGWISDAIAHGASLAIDRGGLLVGAVLSGTFLPLVLTGLHQGLVPIHVELVQAHGYNALLPILSMAGVGQVGAAIAVLMKTRNARLKKVIKGALPVGLLGIGEPLIFGVTLPLGKPFLAACLGGAVGGALISYWKVATVITFGLSGLPLALTIVTGKVMLYLLGYLVAVIAGFLFTWLLGFNDPEE, via the coding sequence ATGGACAAAACAGCAGCGCTCGCCAGCGATATCCTGCAGGGGATAGGCGGGGAGAAAAATATTCAGCGTCTGGAAAACTGCATGACGCGCGTGCGCGTCGAGGTGCATAACGACGATCAGCTTGACGTGCCGGGCCTGAAGAAGCTGTCCGGCGTCAGTGGCTACGTGAAACAGGGGCAGCAACACCAGCTGATCGTCGGGCCGGGCAAGGCGGCGCAGGTTGTCGATGCCATGCGCGCGCTGATGGTCGGCGGTGCAAGCGTGACGGTTGACGACGCTGAACGCACCAAAGCGCAGGCGAAGGCCAAATACAAAGCTCCCATGAGCGATGCGCTGCGACAGCTGGCAAACGTCTTTATCCCGTTGATCCCGGCGTTTATAGCTTCCGGCTTGATCACCGGGATCATCAACATCCTTAAGCGGCCAGATATCGTCGGGGATTTTGCCACGCAGTATCCGAACCTGCTGGGCATTCTCGGGATCTTCGGCAGCGCGGTGTTTGCCATTATGAACATCCTGGTCGGGGTCAATACCGCGAAGGTGTTTGGCGGCTCGCTGGCCATGGGCGGCGTAATGGCAGGGATCTTGTCCAGCCCGCAGCTGGCGCAAATCACGCTGTTTGGCGAGGCGCTCCAGCCTGGTCGCGGCGGGGTGATTGCCGTGCTGCTGGTGGTTATTCTTATGTGCTGGATCGAGAAAAAGCTACGCGCGGTTCTGCCTGGCTCGATTGAGCTGATCCTCAACCCGCTGCTGACCACGTTAATTACCGGTAGCGTCGCGATTGTGGTTCTTCAGCCACTAGGCGGGTGGATCTCTGATGCCATCGCCCACGGCGCGTCTCTGGCTATCGACCGCGGCGGCCTGCTGGTGGGGGCGGTGCTGTCAGGTACCTTCCTGCCGCTGGTGCTGACCGGCCTGCATCAGGGGCTGGTGCCGATCCACGTCGAGCTGGTGCAGGCGCACGGTTATAACGCGCTGCTGCCTATTCTCTCGATGGCGGGCGTCGGGCAGGTGGGGGCAGCGATTGCCGTCCTGATGAAAACCCGCAACGCGCGCCTGAAAAAAGTGATTAAAGGGGCGCTGCCGGTCGGGCTGCTCGGCATTGGCGAGCCGCTGATATTCGGCGTCACGCTGCCGCTGGGTAAACCGTTCCTTGCGGCCTGTCTGGGGGGCGCGGTAGGCGGGGCTCTCATCAGCTACTGGAAAGTCGCCACCGTTATCACCTTTGGTCTCTCCGGTTTACCGCTGGCATTAACCATCGTGACCGGAAAAGTCATGCTCTATCTGTTAGGCTATTTAGTAGCGGTGATCGCCGGGTTCCTGTTTACCTGGCTGTTAGGATTCAACGACCCAGAGGAGTAA
- the murQ gene encoding N-acetylmuramic acid 6-phosphate etherase codes for MNLGSLVSETRNPQTMDLDALSTLELVNRFNQQDTLVAQAVKETLPEVAKAVDAAAEALKAGGRIIYMGAGTSGRLGVLDASECPPTFGVPHGLVVGLIAGGPGALLKAVEGAEDNKQLGEDDLKDLNLTANDLVVGLAASGRTPYVIGGLEYANRTGCTTVAISCNPGSPIAQVAAIAISPVVGPEALTGSTRLKSGTAQKLVLNMISTGAMVKFGKVYQNLMVDMQATNVKLVDRACRMVMEATGAGREEAEAVLRQTDHDVKPAILMILSGLDAAAARAKLDAHNGFLRAALEN; via the coding sequence ATGAATCTTGGCTCACTTGTTTCTGAAACGCGTAACCCGCAAACCATGGATCTGGATGCGCTCTCCACCCTGGAGCTGGTTAACCGCTTTAATCAACAGGATACGCTGGTCGCGCAGGCAGTGAAAGAGACATTGCCAGAGGTGGCGAAAGCGGTCGATGCGGCGGCGGAAGCTCTTAAGGCCGGTGGTCGCATTATCTATATGGGGGCCGGTACCAGCGGGCGTCTCGGGGTGCTTGATGCCTCGGAATGTCCGCCCACCTTTGGCGTTCCGCACGGCCTGGTGGTTGGCCTGATTGCTGGTGGTCCCGGCGCGCTGCTGAAGGCCGTTGAAGGGGCGGAGGACAACAAACAGCTGGGTGAGGATGACCTGAAGGATCTGAACCTGACGGCGAACGATCTGGTGGTCGGCCTGGCGGCATCCGGGCGCACGCCGTACGTCATTGGCGGCCTGGAATACGCCAACCGGACCGGCTGCACGACGGTCGCCATCTCCTGCAACCCCGGCTCGCCGATTGCGCAGGTGGCCGCTATCGCCATCTCTCCGGTCGTTGGGCCGGAAGCGCTCACCGGCTCCACGCGCCTGAAATCCGGGACCGCGCAAAAGCTGGTGCTCAATATGATCTCCACCGGTGCGATGGTGAAGTTCGGCAAGGTCTACCAGAACCTGATGGTCGATATGCAGGCCACCAACGTCAAGCTGGTGGACAGAGCCTGCCGCATGGTGATGGAGGCGACAGGCGCGGGCCGTGAAGAGGCAGAAGCGGTGCTCAGGCAGACCGATCACGACGTTAAACCGGCCATTTTAATGATCTTAAGCGGGCTGGACGCGGCGGCTGCGCGAGCCAAACTCGACGCGCACAACGGCTTCTTACGGGCGGCTTTAGAAAACTAG